A genome region from Pygocentrus nattereri isolate fPygNat1 chromosome 10, fPygNat1.pri, whole genome shotgun sequence includes the following:
- the vrk1 gene encoding serine/threonine-protein kinase VRK1 isoform X1 has translation MFEETTFRMPPKARAAGKGKAPAKRKLAEEFPPGEILTDTAKKSWKLGAPIGQGGFGLLYLASDDASKAVGADAPYVVKVEPSDNGPLFSELKFYMRAAKPELIGAWIKSRKLKYLGVPKYWGSGLHEKGGKRYRFMVMDRFGTDLQKKFEQGGKRFPRKLVLQLGLKLLDILEYIHAHEYVHADIKASNLLLSHKNPNQVYLVDYGLAYRFSPDGVPKEYKEDPKRCHDGTIEFTSIDAHKGVTPSRRGDLEILGYCMIQWLCGRLPWEDKLQDPVYVRDSKLRCRDNIRDFMKSCFTTGSEPGEMAKFMEEVKSLGYTDKPDYQKLRGTLLQGLKSIGATDDDKLDFSVSVNGASPSAAKSTKRKKPVEKGASNDESDGSPAKKSRPPPKKELNGVKKAGPKKRLVEMGTQTSPGLKKSRGRPKKNA, from the exons ATGTTTGAGGAGACCACATTTCGT ATGCCACCCAAGGCCAGGGCAGCTGGAAAAGGGAAAGCGCCAGCTAAGAGAAAACTGGCAGAGGAATTCCCACCTGGAGAAATTCTGACAGACACAGCCAAGAAAAGCTGGAAACTTGGGGCTCCGATTGGCCAGGGGGGCTTTGGTCTCTTGTATCTTG CAAGCGATGATGCATCAAAAGCCGTTGGAGCTGACGCGCCGTATGTCGTCAAAGTG GAGCCGAGCGATAATGGCCCTCTTTTCTCCGAGCTGAAGTTTTACATGAGAGCCGCCAAACCTGAACTAA TTGGCGCTTGGATAAAGTCACGGAAACTGAAGTACTTAGGAGTTCCAAAGTACTGGGGTTCAGGACTTCATGAGAAAGGAGGGAAGAG GTACAGATTCATGGTCATGGACAGGTTCGGAACAGATCTGCAGAAGAAGTTTGAGCAAGGTGGCAAGAGGTTTCCACGGAAACTGGTCCTTCAGCTTGGCCTTAAACTT CTTGACATTCTAGAGTACATCCACGCGCATGAATATGTACATGCTGACATTAAAGCCTCCAACCTGCTGCTCTCCCACAAGAACCCCAATCAG GTTTACCTGGTGGACTACGGGCTGGCCTATAGGTTCTCGCCCGATGGTGTGCCAAAGGAGTACAAAGAAGACCCAAAGAGATGTCATGATGGGACCATTGAGTTTACCAGCATTGATGCACACAAAGGTGTCA CTCCTTCAAGAAGAGGAGACCTTGAAATCCTGGGCTACTGCATGATCCAGTGGCTGTGTGGCCGTTTGCCGTGGGAGGATAAACTCCAGGACCCAGTTTATGTCAGAGACTCGAAATTAAG ATGTCGTGACAACATCAGAGATTTCATGAAGAGCTGCTTTACCACAGGAAGTGAACCAG GGGAAATGGCAAAATTCATGGAGGAGGTCAAGTCACTGGGTTACACAGACAAGCCAGACTACCAGAAACTCAGAGGCACTCTGCTGCAGGGCCTGAAGAGTATTGGTGCAACTGACGATGACAAGCTGGACTTCTCTGTGTCGGTCAATGGTGCAAGTCCATCCGCAGCCAAG AGCACCAAGCGAAAGAAACCGGTGGAAAAAGGGGCATCTAATGATGAATCCGATGGCTCCCCTGCAAAGAAGAGTCGGCCTCCCCCGAAGAAGG AACTTAACGGTGTGAAGAAGGCCGGTCCGAAGAAGCGTTTGGTGGAGATGGGCACTCAAACATCTCCTGGACTGAAGAAAAGCCGCGGCAGGCCCAAGAAGAATGCATAA
- the vrk1 gene encoding serine/threonine-protein kinase VRK1 isoform X2, with translation MPPKARAAGKGKAPAKRKLAEEFPPGEILTDTAKKSWKLGAPIGQGGFGLLYLASDDASKAVGADAPYVVKVEPSDNGPLFSELKFYMRAAKPELIGAWIKSRKLKYLGVPKYWGSGLHEKGGKRYRFMVMDRFGTDLQKKFEQGGKRFPRKLVLQLGLKLLDILEYIHAHEYVHADIKASNLLLSHKNPNQVYLVDYGLAYRFSPDGVPKEYKEDPKRCHDGTIEFTSIDAHKGVTPSRRGDLEILGYCMIQWLCGRLPWEDKLQDPVYVRDSKLRCRDNIRDFMKSCFTTGSEPGEMAKFMEEVKSLGYTDKPDYQKLRGTLLQGLKSIGATDDDKLDFSVSVNGASPSAAKSTKRKKPVEKGASNDESDGSPAKKSRPPPKKELNGVKKAGPKKRLVEMGTQTSPGLKKSRGRPKKNA, from the exons ATGCCACCCAAGGCCAGGGCAGCTGGAAAAGGGAAAGCGCCAGCTAAGAGAAAACTGGCAGAGGAATTCCCACCTGGAGAAATTCTGACAGACACAGCCAAGAAAAGCTGGAAACTTGGGGCTCCGATTGGCCAGGGGGGCTTTGGTCTCTTGTATCTTG CAAGCGATGATGCATCAAAAGCCGTTGGAGCTGACGCGCCGTATGTCGTCAAAGTG GAGCCGAGCGATAATGGCCCTCTTTTCTCCGAGCTGAAGTTTTACATGAGAGCCGCCAAACCTGAACTAA TTGGCGCTTGGATAAAGTCACGGAAACTGAAGTACTTAGGAGTTCCAAAGTACTGGGGTTCAGGACTTCATGAGAAAGGAGGGAAGAG GTACAGATTCATGGTCATGGACAGGTTCGGAACAGATCTGCAGAAGAAGTTTGAGCAAGGTGGCAAGAGGTTTCCACGGAAACTGGTCCTTCAGCTTGGCCTTAAACTT CTTGACATTCTAGAGTACATCCACGCGCATGAATATGTACATGCTGACATTAAAGCCTCCAACCTGCTGCTCTCCCACAAGAACCCCAATCAG GTTTACCTGGTGGACTACGGGCTGGCCTATAGGTTCTCGCCCGATGGTGTGCCAAAGGAGTACAAAGAAGACCCAAAGAGATGTCATGATGGGACCATTGAGTTTACCAGCATTGATGCACACAAAGGTGTCA CTCCTTCAAGAAGAGGAGACCTTGAAATCCTGGGCTACTGCATGATCCAGTGGCTGTGTGGCCGTTTGCCGTGGGAGGATAAACTCCAGGACCCAGTTTATGTCAGAGACTCGAAATTAAG ATGTCGTGACAACATCAGAGATTTCATGAAGAGCTGCTTTACCACAGGAAGTGAACCAG GGGAAATGGCAAAATTCATGGAGGAGGTCAAGTCACTGGGTTACACAGACAAGCCAGACTACCAGAAACTCAGAGGCACTCTGCTGCAGGGCCTGAAGAGTATTGGTGCAACTGACGATGACAAGCTGGACTTCTCTGTGTCGGTCAATGGTGCAAGTCCATCCGCAGCCAAG AGCACCAAGCGAAAGAAACCGGTGGAAAAAGGGGCATCTAATGATGAATCCGATGGCTCCCCTGCAAAGAAGAGTCGGCCTCCCCCGAAGAAGG AACTTAACGGTGTGAAGAAGGCCGGTCCGAAGAAGCGTTTGGTGGAGATGGGCACTCAAACATCTCCTGGACTGAAGAAAAGCCGCGGCAGGCCCAAGAAGAATGCATAA